The window CGGATCGTTGATCGTGGTGGCGGTGGTGAGTGCCTGGGTGAGGATCGGTCCGCGTTGGTCGGGGGGTAGGTAGGGTGCCAGCCCGCTCAGCGCCTGCGCGCGGGTCTCGGGCTGCGGCACGGCTTGGGCGTAGGTGAGCGCCCGAGCGAGGGGCCAGGTGCTGGTCTCGACGAGGCGGACGAGCAGAGCCGGAGGGATGTTGGCGGCCATGCTGGTGACCGAGCCGATGAGAAGCGCGTAGCTGGCCTGACGGGCGAACGACCGTGAGTCGTCCGCCGGGTACCGAGTGCGGGCGTCGTGCCAGGCAGCCCGGATCGCGGCAAGGTAGCTGGCGGTACTGCCCTGATCCTCATGGGCGGTGTACCAGACACTTTCCGTCCGGCCTCCTGGCATCGGCCGTTCCGCGGCCAGCAACACGTCGACTTGGTCCGGGTCATCGGCGGCGAGTAGATGTGGGACCAGCCAGGTCAGGCCGTAGCGGTCCACGTCGTCGAACCCCGCGGCGTCGCGCAGACCGGGCAAGCCCTCGGGAAACCCACCCCATCGATCGAGCAGCCAGCCGGCGACGCGGCCATGCGCCGCGGTGAACCCGCCGTCGCCGATCTCGGAACGAGCGAAATCGAACAGCAGGTCGTGGGCGGTGACTGTCCGTGTCTGACGGTCGATCTGCACGAGTGAGACCCCGTCAAGCTGACGTAACAGGGCCCGCGCGTCGGCGGGCTGCATCTGGCCGCTGGTCTGCCACAGGCCCACGATGACCGGGATCGGGACCGGGCCGTGCCCTTTGAACACCGCCAGTTCGTGGAAGCGGGCCGCCGCACCCTCGGGCAGCAGCCGGATGCCCGCCGCCAGCACCACCAGCAGATTTGGGTACGGATAGTCCGGGAACCGGGCCGTGAGTCCAGCCAGATCAGCGGCGTCGAATGCCTGCGCGATCTCCTCCCACTCCCACAACTCCGCGACCAGGCTGCCCGCGACCGCCAAGCCGACTGCCAACCCTCCGCAGCGCGCCAGGATTCCCGTCGCGGCCGGCGGCAACGCCTTCACCGTGCAGCGCGCGTAGGCCGCGAGTAACCGGCGCGCTGTCGCCTCTTCGACCGGCCCCACCGGACAGATCGACGCGTCTGCGTGCAGCACCCGCGTATTGCGTGACGTCACCAGCAGGCGAACCCCGGCCAGCCGCGGGAACGCCTCCACCACACCGGCTTCCCACACGTCATCCAGCACGACCAGGCAGTGGGCACCCGCCAACAGGTCACGCAGCCGCTCCCGGCCCTCCGCCACCTCTGTCACCGGCCGGGTGTCCCCGAATGCCGCCAGGACCCGCCCCTGAACCTCGCACATGTCCGCGCCCGGGTTGACCTCCACCCACATAGCGCCACCCGTGAACCGCTCCGCGATCCGCCCGTCCCACACGACCGCACGCGCCACCGTCGACTTCCCCGTACCACCGCCACCGATCAGGCCCACCGCGCCGGCTCCCTCGACCGCCAGCAGACCGATCGCCTCGTCGACGACACCGTCACGGTGGACGAACATCTCCGGCAACGGTCGTGACGCCCGTAGCCGCTCCCAGGAAGACATCCACACGGCCCGACGACCAGCCCCGCCGCCGCCGAAAACACGATTGGCTGTATAGAGATCCGCCGCCGCGGCCAGGAGACTACGTCGTCCGTCCTCCAGGACCCCGCTGGCCAGCTCCACCGACACCGACTCCCAGAACTGCACCGGAGTCGACGCGTTCAACCCCGGTACGCGCTCACGCGGAAACCCGGCCGCGTCCAGCACCTGCCGCGCTGACGGGAGATCCGCGAATACCCGTGCGAACTCCGCGACCTCCGCAGGCGACAACCCGCCCACCACCCGCCACCCCCCGACGACACAAGCCCACCCGAACGGCACGACCCGTCACAACGCCGCTCAGCATCCCACCCTCCAGGCCGGACATGATCTCCCGCCCGGCCCGGAGCGGAGTGCCGCCAACGGCGTTCCGCGCGGCGCGCCCACAACTCGCAGTCAGGCCGGCAGGCAACGGTGGAAGCCCGCGGGCCCGGATCCCACCGAACGGCACCACGACCTGAAAGGAGTGTGATGTGCATCATGGCAAGGATTCCTGCGGGCCGCGCGATGGAGATCGTTTAGACACAACTCTATTTTGTGCCGGACGCTCCTCGGCGACCTGCATATATGCAGGTCAAGTACAGTGCTGGCCCCGGAGCGCCTTACAAGCGAGTGGTCGCAGGTTCGATCCCTGCCGCGCCCACGCGCTGCTGCCGCATGCTTGTCGGTTTTGCGATCAAGCTCATGACCAACGATTACGTGTCTCGAGTGAGGCTGTCTCCGAGTCCCCGACCGAAGCGTAGATCATTCCTCAGGCCTGAACGTTGAGCACAGCGCTCAGACACAACTCAAGTGCACGATCATGAGGCGGCGGCCAGAGTTTTGGACCAGCCGAGCTAGCGCGGCCGGGTCAGGGATGCCGCGGGTGCCGGAAATGGGACCTCATGGTTGGTGGTCGATCGGCGGCTGCGGTTTCTCCGGCGGTCCGAGCGTGGCACCTTCGAGGTCCGCGCGGACGGTCGCCAGGAAGGGATGCCCCTCACCCAGCACACGCTCCGCGTCAACCACGGTTCGTTCGAACAGGTCGATCGCTTCTTCCGCCCGTCCCGCGGTCGCGTAGGCGCCGGCCAGGTTGTGCCGCGAGAGCAGGGTGCTCGGGTGGTCGGCGCCCAGCACCCGCTCTTGGTCGGTGAGGGTCCGCTCGAATAGGCCGATCGCCTCCTCCAACTGTCCCGCGGTCGCGTAGGCGCCGGCCAAGTCGTGCCGCGAGAGCAGGGTGCTCGGGTGGTCGGCGCCCAGCACCCGCTCTTGGTCGGCCAAGGCCCGCTCGAACAGGTCGATCGCCTCCTCCACCCGCCCCGCTGCCCAGTAGGCGCCAGCCAGGGCGCTCCGCAAAGCCAGAGTCTCCAGGTGGTCGGCGCCCAGCACCCGCTCTTGGTCAGCCAAGGCCCGTCCGAAGAGGTCGATCGCCTCCTCCACCCGCCCCGCCGTCTCGTAGGCGCCGCCCAGGTTGCTACGTGAGAACAGGGTTTCTGGGTGGTCGGCGCCCAGCACCCGTTCCCGGTCGGTGAGGGTCCGCTCGAATAGGTTGATCGCCTCCTCCACCCGCCCCACCGTCAGGTAGGCGTAGGCCAGGTTGTTCCGCGAGGCCAGGGTTTCTGGGTGGTCGGCGCCCAGCGCCCGTTCCCGGTCGGTGAGGGTCCGCTCGAATAGGTCGATTGCTGCTAGGAGCTGTCCATGGTCCTGAAGGTAGGTAGCGGCTCGGTCCGCTAGCCAACTGCCGTCATCGAAGACCTGCCCCCGCCTGCTGCGGGCATGCTCAGCCACCGTAAGTGCATGTGGCAGAAGCACCCGCCAGGCCGGCCATCCAGCAGGATTCCAGACATCGCCCGGCAGCCCCGCCCGGAGTAGCCTGGCCAGCACTCCCAGATACTCCGATGCCCGCCGGTCGGGCATCGCCTGCCGGGTCGCCGCCGCCACCAGCCGGTGCACCACCAGGGTGTCCCCGTCCCGCCGCGCCAGGCTGTACCGGACCAGCGCCCCCACTGTCTCGGACCACACCGCCGGATCCTCGACCGCCGCCCGCAGCCCCGCGAACCCACGACCACGACGACCCCATCGGCGACGTGGCGCCGGCCACTGCCCCGCACGGCTGGCGAAGAGATCCAGCGGGATCGGCTCCGCGTCACACCAGGCGCACAGCTCGAGCAACTCCACCGCTGCCGGGTATTCCCCGCCCAGCCGCTGGACCGACAGGCCCCACAGGTTCGCGACCGTCACCTCGGGCCGGTCCACCAGCCGGCCCCGGCCCGCCATCACCCCCGGTTGTGTCTCCAACAGGGTCGCGTACTCGCCTGCCGGCATACCCGTCTGGCCGAGATAGCCTGCTGCTTGCTCCACCGCCAGCGGAAGATCCCCCAATAGTCCGGCGACTCGGTCCGCCGCCGCCCGGTCCGCTGCAGTCCGATCTCTACCCGCTGTCCGGCTGGTTAGGAGATCCACCGACGCCGCTCGGTCCAACGTCGGTACCTCCACCCATGCCGCCGCCAAATCCCGCACAGTCCGATCCCGCGACGTCACCACCACCCGGCCACCTGCGGACACCGGCCGGAACCGCTGCACTGCCGCCACGTCCTCGACGTTGTCGAACACCACCAGCCACGAGCGCACCGCACGCAGTGCCGACCACACCCCGTCCGCACCCGCCCCCTCGGGAAGCCCCAGGGAGCCGGCCAGCTCCGCTAGGGCCCGCTCCACTAGCTCCGCCCGTTCTGACGGCACCCACCACACCACGTCGAACGAGTCCGCGTAACGGTGCGCGTACTCCACCGCCAGCGCCGTCTTCCCGACCCCGCCCATCCCGTCCAGCGCCACCAGCGCAACTCGCGACGACTCCGCAAGAGCTCCATGGAGCTGGCCTAGCAGGTCGTCGCGGCCCACGAACCGCGGCAGCCGGCCCGGCACGTTCCATGCCACAGGTCCTGGCGGCGCACCGTCCTCCGCTTCCGGCAGAGTGTCAGAGGAGAACTGCGGGTTGTCGGGATACAGGGACCGGGCTGCTGTCAGTAGCCGCACATATCCGTCCGCCAGCACCCCATTGGCCAGCGACCGCGACACCGACGCCCAGAACAACAGCCCGCTCGGCGCCTCCCACGGGTGCAGGTGAGCAGGGAAACCCGCCAGGTCCAGCACGTGCCGCGCTGACGCCGGGTCTCCGAACACCTCTGCAAACGCCCGCACCTGCTCGGCCGCCAGACCGTCTGCCACCGCCACCGGCTACCCCCGACAGCTCAAACATGCTCGAAAGGCGCAAAGCTCGTCACACGGTCAACATCGTGCCACTACTGCCCCTGCCGCGCCCACGCGCTGGTTCCGCATGCTGGCGATCTTCGGTCGAGCTTCTGACCAGCATTTATGTGCGCAGGGAGAGGGCACGTCGAAGCTCTGGCTCTCGTGAAGATCGTTTCTTGGGTCGGCGTGGAGAGTGCAGCGCTCAGACACCACTCAAGTGCGCGATCATGGGACAGTCGACGCGGTCCCGACGGGCAGGTAAAACAGATCGTCAGGCGTGGGCGGGCTTTCCATACTGGGTCGGGTGGAGATCGATAGCCGGGTGGCGGCCCGGTATGAGCTGGTTGACGAGGACGACCGTCTGTGGCGGCCGGGCCTGGGCGACCTGGTCCGGCTGCGGACCTGGGACATCTTCGCGCGGTTCCTGGTCGGGCAGGGGCATGTCGTGGATGTCGGTGGCGGTCCGGGTACCCATGCCGCGCACCTCGCCGGCCGCGGCTACGAGGTTGTTCTCATTGACCCTGTCGCCCGCCATGTCGAGATGGCGCGGGCCCGGTCCCGGTCGCAGCCGCAGGCGCCGTTTCGGGCCGAGCTCGGTGAGGCCCGTCATCTTCCTGTGCCCGACGAGTCGGCCGATGCCGTGCTGCTCATGGGCCCGCTTTACCACCTTGTCGAGCGGGATGACCGGGTCGCGGCGCTGCGCGAGGCGGCCCGGGTCCTCAAACCGGGGGGTGATGTTCTGGTCGAGGTTATTGCCCGGCATGCCTGGGTCCTCGACGCAACAATGAAGGGTCTGCTGGGAAGCAGCGAGATCTGGGGCGACTTTGACCGCAACGTGCGTCTCGGCCTGAGCCAGGACCCGGCCCGGCTGGCCGAGGGCAGCTTCTGGGCCTATTTTCACCACCCCGAGGAACTGCGCGCGGAGCTTGATCTCGCCGGTTATCAGGACATCCGCCTTGTCGCGGTCGAGGGTTTCGCCTGGCTGCTGGGGGACCTGGAGCAGCGGATGGTCGATCCCGCCGATCTGCTCAGGGCGGTCCGCCTGACCGAATCCGAGCCGTCGATGCTCGGAACGAGCGCGCATGTCATTGGCGTCGCCCGCAAGCCGTAGCGCTGCGCCCGCCCACAGGCGTCACAAATGCCGTAGCAGTTCTAACTCACGGACGACCGCGCCGATCTGAGGGGCCAGTCTGCCCGTGCGCCGTT is drawn from Parafrankia irregularis and contains these coding sequences:
- a CDS encoding NB-ARC domain-containing protein; this encodes MSPAEVAEFARVFADLPSARQVLDAAGFPRERVPGLNASTPVQFWESVSVELASGVLEDGRRSLLAAAADLYTANRVFGGGGAGRRAVWMSSWERLRASRPLPEMFVHRDGVVDEAIGLLAVEGAGAVGLIGGGGTGKSTVARAVVWDGRIAERFTGGAMWVEVNPGADMCEVQGRVLAAFGDTRPVTEVAEGRERLRDLLAGAHCLVVLDDVWEAGVVEAFPRLAGVRLLVTSRNTRVLHADASICPVGPVEEATARRLLAAYARCTVKALPPAATGILARCGGLAVGLAVAGSLVAELWEWEEIAQAFDAADLAGLTARFPDYPYPNLLVVLAAGIRLLPEGAAARFHELAVFKGHGPVPIPVIVGLWQTSGQMQPADARALLRQLDGVSLVQIDRQTRTVTAHDLLFDFARSEIGDGGFTAAHGRVAGWLLDRWGGFPEGLPGLRDAAGFDDVDRYGLTWLVPHLLAADDPDQVDVLLAAERPMPGGRTESVWYTAHEDQGSTASYLAAIRAAWHDARTRYPADDSRSFARQASYALLIGSVTSMAANIPPALLVRLVETSTWPLARALTYAQAVPQPETRAQALSGLAPYLPPDQRGPILTQALTTATTINDP
- the fxsT gene encoding FxSxx-COOH system tetratricopeptide repeat protein; the protein is MADGLAAEQVRAFAEVFGDPASARHVLDLAGFPAHLHPWEAPSGLLFWASVSRSLANGVLADGYVRLLTAARSLYPDNPQFSSDTLPEAEDGAPPGPVAWNVPGRLPRFVGRDDLLGQLHGALAESSRVALVALDGMGGVGKTALAVEYAHRYADSFDVVWWVPSERAELVERALAELAGSLGLPEGAGADGVWSALRAVRSWLVVFDNVEDVAAVQRFRPVSAGGRVVVTSRDRTVRDLAAAWVEVPTLDRAASVDLLTSRTAGRDRTAADRAAADRVAGLLGDLPLAVEQAAGYLGQTGMPAGEYATLLETQPGVMAGRGRLVDRPEVTVANLWGLSVQRLGGEYPAAVELLELCAWCDAEPIPLDLFASRAGQWPAPRRRWGRRGRGFAGLRAAVEDPAVWSETVGALVRYSLARRDGDTLVVHRLVAAATRQAMPDRRASEYLGVLARLLRAGLPGDVWNPAGWPAWRVLLPHALTVAEHARSRRGQVFDDGSWLADRAATYLQDHGQLLAAIDLFERTLTDRERALGADHPETLASRNNLAYAYLTVGRVEEAINLFERTLTDRERVLGADHPETLFSRSNLGGAYETAGRVEEAIDLFGRALADQERVLGADHLETLALRSALAGAYWAAGRVEEAIDLFERALADQERVLGADHPSTLLSRHDLAGAYATAGQLEEAIGLFERTLTDQERVLGADHPSTLLSRHNLAGAYATAGRAEEAIDLFERTVVDAERVLGEGHPFLATVRADLEGATLGPPEKPQPPIDHQP
- a CDS encoding class I SAM-dependent methyltransferase; protein product: MAARYELVDEDDRLWRPGLGDLVRLRTWDIFARFLVGQGHVVDVGGGPGTHAAHLAGRGYEVVLIDPVARHVEMARARSRSQPQAPFRAELGEARHLPVPDESADAVLLMGPLYHLVERDDRVAALREAARVLKPGGDVLVEVIARHAWVLDATMKGLLGSSEIWGDFDRNVRLGLSQDPARLAEGSFWAYFHHPEELRAELDLAGYQDIRLVAVEGFAWLLGDLEQRMVDPADLLRAVRLTESEPSMLGTSAHVIGVARKP